The genomic segment CCCCCACTACCACTAGATGACAGTCTTGCAGGGGGTCCCCGTGACTATAGACTGGAGAAGGAGGAAGCCTGGCCTGGCCCACCATGGTGGGCATGGTGTGTTGGGCTGACAGCGGCGAAGGAACCCTGGGCCAGAGCCTTGGCCCTGCAGTGGGTGCTCCCCGTTCCCTCCGCCCcctgagaggaaaggagagtggCTCCTGGGCGGCATGGCCTGGCTGGTGGGTCAGGGCCTGAGAGGAGCAGGAGTGGACAAGGTGTGGGTGGACATGGGGGTGAGGTCATGCCAACGTTTGCTAGGAGCACCGTGCAGAGCAGCCACTGGGCCACCCGACCCACGCGGCTTGGCTGTGGGACACTGGTCACTCGTGCTTGCACGTGGGCTCCCACTGAGGTGGCCCCGTGCAGGCTGGTGAGGTGCCCCTCCCAGCCGGGCCCAGCCCCTCTCACTATGCACAGCAGCCTCCCGGCAAGACCACGGAGGCGACAGCAACCAGAGACCAGGTAGCAACAAGGAGCAGACAGCCACTTCAGCTTGCTGCCCTGCCTCTCGGTCGCCCCCAGGTCCCTGGAAACACCCCCTCGAACCTCAGAGCCCCTTCCATCAAGGGGGGCTGCATGGATCCAGGGCCACAGGATGCCAGGCCCTCTGGAAGCTGCTGGCCTGGCGCGGCTGACCCCCGTGGGATGGCATGTGGGTGGGACCTCGAGCCAAGGACCCCAAGAGGGGAGGCTGAGAAGGCCCACCCCCCACAGGCCCAGGACCCGCTGGGGCGTGTGCTGCTTGTCCCTGCAGCCTGTCAGTGAGACCCTCATGGTCCCGGTTGGCGAGGGAATACATGGCTGTCCGGGGCAGGGTGCGGGCTCCCTCAACTCACGGCCTCAGAGGCCACCCAGCACAGCAGCACCGTCCCAGCCAGGAGGCCCCTGACTACCATGCAGAAGAAGGGCTGCTGCCCTGGGCAGGCTCAGTTCTAACTGCAAGTGGGCAAGAGAGGAGAGCCCAAGGGTGTGGGACCAGGGGACCAGGACTCACCCCCGGGGATGAGGGCCTGGCCCTCCCCGGGCTGAGCAGGGAGACAGCTCATCGGGGCTGTGGCTGACCCACTCACCCTCCTCTTTAAAGTTCTCCCAGAACGAATCCTGGAGAAGTTGGAATCAACTGAACGTGATGAGCAGGGGTGTGGAGGGGAGGCTGCAGCAGAGATGCTGACGCTCTGCCCACTGACCACCACCTGTGCTCACGACCGCCCTCTTCTCTGGATGGCTACCCTTGGCCAAATTGGACCATGTACCCGGGGGGCACAGTCAGTGACCAACCAAGGGACGTCACCTCAGGTGTAAGTTCCCGTCACAGATCCAGCCTGGGTGCTGGGCATGCAGACCCCAGCTGGCCGGGCCTCCACCTCCTCTGTGCTCTGGGCCCCTTAGCCCGGGGCACTCTCTGAGAGTGTGGCCTCCAGCCAGCATCTTCACCAAGCTCAGAGCCTGGGGCTGCAGCACCCTTAGCCGACACGCCACCTAAGCTCTGGACAAGAAGGGACACAGGACCACGGGGAGGTTGGAATTGCTTTTATTGGGGCGAGCGCGGCAGGCCCGCCGTGGTCAGGTTAGTGTTCTGCCCTCGGAGGCAGCCGAAGCCGGGTGCCTCCACCCGCCACCTCCCTGGGTTAGTGGAACATGCAAAGCTCAGTCAGAGGGTGGAGGCAGGGGTGGAGCCGCCAGGGCCCGGGCGATGGAGCAGGAGCGGGCGGCACTGGCCGGCGGCCTGGTTGGCATGGATCGCCCGGGCCGCATCCCAGGCCCACTTGGGGGCTGAGGCTccctgggagaggcaggcaggcagcaccCGGGGAAGGGTTGCCCCACAGGCCTCGGGGGGGGCGCTTGGCCCACAGTGGGCAGAAGCCTACGGGGGCCCCGCCGTACCTGGCTGGCACGCCTGAGAGCTGGGCAGTGGCGAGCCTTTCACCAGGAGGGTCTGTCTCCCACCCCAGGTCTGGGTCCTTGGGGCCTGGGGTGCAAAGGGGGACACAGAAGGCACTTACTAGGGAGCTGAGGCTAGAAGGCTGAAGCCAGAGGCCTGGGGTCTGGGGGGCCTGGCTGGGCCGGCTGGGTCTGCTCGGGGACCTCACCCTCCCGTGGGGAAGGGGCTTCCTGAGCAGCCGAGGAGAGGAAGGTGACCAGGACTCACTGCTGCCCGCGCAGAGCGAGAGGGTCAGTCCTGGAGACATAGAGGTGCTGGTCCCAACGGCCCTGCTGCTGGGGGCTACATCCGCTGCCCAGGCAGGTCGGGCTGGGGGTTGGGTGGGGCTGGTCTACAGGACTGGGGGAAGCTCACCCAGACGGAACCccctggggagatgggagggctgAGTTGGGGGGCCCACCTCTGGACCCTCCAAGGCACCTGGCTGTGGTGAGTGGCAGGTAAAGAGGAGCAGGGAGACCCGGGGGATGGGGTGGTCAGTGGGGCTGGACTGGCCCCATCCCCGGGAGACAGGCTGTCTGGACAACAGGTATATATTAATACGTTAGTCTAGTCTTTTTGGTTAAACTTTAGGCACCGCTTGGGAGGAAGACACCTTTCAACGTTAGAGAGAGACCCCAGCGCCTGGGCGGGAGGCCACATGCAGAGCGGGAGGCGGGGAGCAGGAGGGGTCAGGCTGCCGCGGACTCGGGGCCCCCCAGGGAGGAAGTGGGCCCCGAGGCATAGCGGCGGCCGTAGCCTGAGGAGGAGTAGGACGAGGAGGAGAAGGTCATGGAGAAGCCTGAGCCCGTGGCGTCGAAGCTGCCGCGACGAGAGCCAGCCCGGGAGCCGGTGCGCGAGCCGGAGCGCGAGCCTGCGGTGGAGCCGGAGCCGCTGACGCTGTAGGGGCTGTAGTAGCCCTTGCTGGACTGGGCGGCGGCCTCCAGCAGCCGCAGCCCCGTGCCCTCCTCCACCATGCTGCGGTCCAGCGCGTCCTTGTAGGAGATCTTGAGCTTGGTCTTGGGGCAGGTGAGGTACTTGGAGTACGCGCTGACGTCGCGCAGCTTCTGGGCAGTGCGGGCATCCACCGTGCCGCGCTGCAGGGCCTCATCCAGGGGCACGCGGCCCGGCATGTCGGGCTCGATCAGGCCACCCGTCAGGTACTGCACCTCCAGGAAGCGCTGCCCCGCCTCGTAGTAGAGCCAGCCCTTCTTCAGGGCCTGGGCGGCCGACATTTTGGTCTTGGTGCGCGGGTCCTCAAAGCCGCAGAAGGCCTTCTGGGCCAGGTTGATGCGGTCCACCATGATCTTGTCCACTAGGCCCTTGTTGACAGCGTCGGTGACAGGGAAGCGTTCGCCAGTGTTGGGGTCGATGATGCCCCCAGTGCAGGCCTGCGCCTCCAGCAGCCGCTGGCCCGTGATATTGTCCACCAGGTTGCGGTGCATGGCCTCTGTGATGGACACCTTCTCCAGGGTCTCGGTGTCCAGGATGCCAGCCACAGGGCCTGTCTCCTCCGTGGGGTCAGACCAGGAGGCCAGCTGGGTCCTAGAGACGGCCGGGCTGATGGGGTAGGAGGACGACGACCCCACAGAGGATGAGCGTGAGCGGAAGCCACTGGCATTGCCTGAGAGCATGTCAGCGAACTCGGTGATGGACAGTGTGCCAGCGCGGTACTGGTCCAGTGCTGAGCGGTCGATGAGACTCTTGGCGATGGCCTCATCAATGTCGTATTGGCGGCCCGAGCGGCGGTCGATGATCATGGATTTGACCACGCCATCCGAGGACGAGATGGTGATCTCCTCCCACTCACACTCTTGCTCCGACAGCTCCAGATAGGTCTGGTGGTCGATGAGGCCCTTGCGGTAGGCCTCGTACACAGACATCTCCTTGCCCGTCTCGGGGTCCACGATGACCACGCGCCGCTTGCGCACTGAGGACTTGGAGGACGTCTTCCgctccctcttcttctccttcagCGGCAGGAGCCGCAGCCCCGTCTGGGGGTCGGTGACACAGCGCTCCATCAGCTGCAGGTATGTGAGGTTCTCCTCTGTGTTGGGGTCGAAGAAGCCCTTGGTGTCATCCGAGGGGTCGGTGAGGATCTCGTTCATCTCCTCGTCGAAGAGGCCACGCTGGTAGGCCACGTCCACAGGGAGGCGGTGGCTCTCCTCGGGGTCGATGATGCCGCCTGTGGCGATCTGGGCCTCCAGCAGGCGGATGCCGTGGTCCTTGAGGATGAGGCCCTTCTTCATGGCCTGGAAGAGGGAGATGAGCTTCCCGGAGTAGGGGTCCTTGTAGCCGGTGACGGCACGCTCGGCCGACAGCAGCTTGTCCTTGAACTCGGGGCCTACGATGCCCATGCGCACGGCCTCCTCCACAGTCAGCTTGAGCCCCTTGATGGGGTCGATGACGTAGCCGGTGGCTGCCTGCGCCTCCAGGAGCTCGAAGGCCGTGCCGGGCCGGATGATGCCCTTCTTCATGGCCTGGTACACCGACAGCCGCTCCTTGGTGGCATCGACGAGGACGCCAGCGATGCTGCTGGTGCCCTCGAGGAACTTCTGCAGATTCTTGGAGACCTCCTCAATGGAGGTCAGGCCCTCCTGCAGCCGCTGCGCCGTGACCTCGTCCATGACGTGAGAGCGCACGAGTTCCTCCACTGTGATCTGCTTGCGCAGACCACGGAAGGTCAGCTTGCGGGCATCTGAGAGTGGCAGGAGGAGCAGGCCGCTGGCTTCATCGCGGCGGCAGCGCCGGAGCAGCTGTGTGTAGCTGAGGTGCTCGTCCGTGGAGGGGTCCACGTAGCTACGCACCTCACTGGGCTCTGACAGCTGGTCGTGCGTGTCCTTGTTGAGGTAACCACGCTGGTAGGCCACCTCCAGCGGGAGGTGGAAGCCCAGGCGTGGGTCCACGATGCCGCCCGTGGCCAGCTGAGCAtccagcagcctcagggcctcCTCAGCGGGGATCAGGTCCTTCTTCATGGCCTGGAAGAGCGAGATGGTCTGCTCTGTGTAGGGGTCGCGGTAGCCGGTCACAGCCCGCTCGGCTGACAGCAGCCGGTCATGCAGCTCGgggcccaccaggcccttccGCACGGCTTCATCCACGGTCAGCCGCTCACCCTTCACCGGGTCCAGCAGGAAGCCCGTGGCCGCCTGTGCCTCCAGCAGCAGGCGGGCCACCTCGGCACTCAGCAGCCCCTTCTTGAGGGCCTGGTAGATGGTGAGGGTCTGCCTGGAGCCAGGCAGGTAGACGCCGGCTACACAGCCTGTGCCGTAGAGGTAGCGCCAGGCAGACTCGGCCTCCAGCACCTCACGGAGGCTCCTGGTGCCCTCCCGGAGCAGGCTGTAGGACTCACGGGAGATGACCCGGGCCTCGTACAGGTCCTCGGCCGTGAGGCGGCGGCGCACGTAGTCATAGGACGCTAGGTTCTGCTGGCGCACAATCTCGGTCTTCTCAATGATctcaatgatgatgatgatcatGCGTTCCTTGGTCACACGGCCGGCCTGGAAGTCGGCCATCAGCTGGGCCCGCTGCTCCTCGGGGATCAGGTCAGACTGCATCACCTCCCACAGGGACATGGTGGAGCCCCCATGGCTGCCACCCCCGGGGATGTCGATCTGTGTCTCCTCGAAGGCCCTCCGCGTCTCCTCCTCGGTGTACACCCGCGTGGTCTCCACCACCTCCGCCTTCTCTGGCCCTTTCAGTGGCAGCAGCCGCAGGCCCGTCTCGGGGTCCTCCACGCAGCGCTCCATCAGCTGCCTGTACGTGAGGTTCTCGTGCGTGTTGGGGTCGAAGAAGCCCTTGGTGTCGTCGCTGGGGTCTTGTAGGATGCGGTTCATCTCCTCATCGAAGTAGCCACGCTGGTAGGCCACGTCCACAGGCACGCGGTGGCTGTGCACGGGGTCGATGATGCCACCCGTTGCGATCTGGGCCTCCAACAGGCGGATGCCGTGCTCTCTGACAACCAGGCCCTTCTTCATGGCCTGGAAGAGGGAGATGGTGCTGCCCGAGTAGGGGTCCTTGTAGCCGGTCACGGCCTTCTCGGCCGACAGCAACTTCTCATGCAGCTCGGGGCCCACGACACCGGCCTTCACGGCCTCGTGGACGTACAGGCGCTGATTCCTCACAGGGTCCACCAGGAAGCCCGTGGCCGCCTGCGCCTCAAGCAGGAGGATGGCAGTGCTGGGCCTGAGCAGACCCCGTCGCATGGCCTCGTAGATGGTCACCTTCTCCTTGGACTCCTCCAGGTAGATACCAGCCAGGCAGCCgctgccctggagaagggtcCGCACAGAGTCCAGCTCTGACAGGTCCTTGACTGATGTCTTGCCGTCCTTGAGCTGCTCAAACTGGGAGCTGCTGAGGATGCCGGCAGCCAGGAGCTCGCTGGCCGGCACTGGGGCACGGAGACCGCTAAAGGAGAGCCTCTCCCGCCGCGTGGTCTCCACCTCCTCCACGATGGTGATGACAATCTTGATGATCTTCTCCACAGTGACCTTGCCCGTGCGGAACTGCCTCAGCAGTTCCTGTCTCTGTTCAGCTGTGAAGTACTCAGAGTTGATGAGCTCCCAGATGGTCACTGCCCGGCCCTGGAAGCTGCCCACAGGGACCTCGACAGTGGCCTTCTGGAAGGCCTCACGGGCCTGGACCTCGGAGTAGAGCTCCTGCTGCCGGGCCCGGGCTGCCTCCTCTGAGAGCGGCAGCAGACTCAGTCCTGTCAGCGGGTCGGGGCGGCACTGTTGCTGGAGCTGGCTGTAGGTGGCCGGCTCCCAAGTACGGGGGTCATAGTAGGTCTTGGCGTCATCTCTGGGCGCTGAGAGAGCGGTGCTGGTTTCCTTATCCAGGTAGCCGCGGGCACAGGCGACATCCAGGGGCACACGGTGGCTCTTGCTGGGGTCCACGGTGCCCCCCGTGGACAGCTGGGCATCCAGTAGACGCAGGCCCTGCTCCCTGGGAATGAGGCCCTTCTTCAGGGCCTGGAACAGGGACACGCTCTGCCCCGAGTAGGGGTCCTTGTAGCCGGTCACAGCCTTCTCAGCCGACAACATCTTCTCGTGCAGCTCAGGACCTACCAGGCCGGCGCGTACCGCCTCGTCCACAGTCAGCCGTGTGCTGGTGGCAGGGTCGATGATGTGCCCGGTGCCAGCCTGGGCCTCGAGCAGGGCCACGGCTGCCTCCGGCTGCAGCAGCTCTTTCTTCAGAGCCTCGTAAATGCTTAGTTTCTGCCTCGACTCCTCCAGCCACACACCTGCAATGACGCCTGAGCCCCGAAGGGCCCGCCGCACACCTTCCACCTCAGCCACCTCCTGCACGGAGCGCTCACCCAGCTGCAGCTGGCGGAAGAGGTCCCAGTCGATGACCCCGCTCTCAAGCAGCTCGGCAGCAGGGACCAGGGCGCGCAGGCCCTGGAAGCAGAGCTGGCCCTTCTGCTCGTGCTCCTCGATGACGGTGATGACAATCTTGATGATCTTCTCCACGGTGACCTTGCCCGTGCGGAACTGCCGCAGGAGGTCCCGCCGCTGCTCGGCCGTGAAGTACTCGGAGTTGATGAGCTCCCAGATGGTCACCGTTTTGCCCTGGAACTTGCCAAATGGTGCTGACACAGTGGCCTTCTCAAACACGTCCCGGGCCTCCGAGTCAGTGTAGACCAGCTCACCACCCTTGGCAGCCTGATCAGTGAGTGGCAGCAGCCGCAGGCCTGTCTCGGGATCCTCCACACAGCGTTCTAGCAGCTGCATGTACGTGAGGTTCTCGTGCGTGTTGGGGTCAAAGAAGCCCTTGGTGTCATCGCTGGGGTCCTGCAGGACGCGGTTCATCTCCTCGTCGAAGTAACCACGCTGGTAGGCCACGTCCACGGGCACGCGGTGGCTGTGCACGGGGTCGATGACGCCGCCCGTGGCGATCTGGGCCTCCAGCAGGCGGATGCCGTGCTCGCGCACGATGAGGTCCTTCTTCATGGCCTGGAAGAGGGAGATCTGCTGCCCGGTGTACGGGTCCTTGTAGCCGGTGACGGCACGCTCAGCCGACAGCAGCTTGTGGTGCAGCTCGGGGCCCACGACGCCCTCCTTCACGGCTTCGGTGACAGTCAGCCGCCTGTTCCGCACTGGGTCCAGGAGGAAGCCTGAGGCCGCCTGGGCCTCAAGCAGGATGAGAGCGGTGCCCGGGCTCAGCAGCTGCCTCCTCAAGGCTGCGTAGATGGTCAGCTTCTCGTTGCCAGGCTTCAGTAGCAGCCCGGCGATACTGCTGTGGCCCTGCAGGTAGCGGCGCACATCCTCCCGCTGTGTGAGCTCGACCACCGTGGTGCGGCCCTGCGCCAGCCCCTGCAGCTCCTCTGTGCTCAGGATGCCTGCCTCCTGCAGCTGCAGGGCTGGCACCTTCTGTCTCAGGCCCTCGAAGGCATGTTCTGGCTCTGCGGCTGGGCCGTCGGCCACGTCCTGGCCATTGGGCAGGGCTCTGGTGGCCGCCGCCTGAGCAGCGGTAATCTCCTCGGAGTGGGCCAGTGCGGCCCGATGCTCCTCCTCCAGGTGCTCCAGCCGCTCACGCAGCCGGCGATTCTCCTCTGCCAGtagctgctcctgctgctgccgctgctgctccAGGAGCTGCAGCTCCTCCTGCTTGCGCCGCACACCCTCCTCAGCCTCGCGCTGCCGCCGCTGCGCCTCCTCCATGCTGGCCAGCAGCTGCTCCTTCTCCTGCTgcatctgctgctgctgtcgctGCTGCTCCTCTCGCAACTTCTGTGCCTTGGCCACCTCGTCCTGGAAGAGGCGCTCCAGCTTGGCCTTCTCTTCCTCGATGAAGCGTTCCCGCTGCAGCAGGCTGTCCTTCTCAGAGAGGAAGCTCTGCTGCAaggcctgtgtctcctgcagcagTTGCTCCTGCTGTACCGTCTGCATCTGTCAAGAGGGTAGGGAGCGGTCAGGGACACCTGGCCGGGCGCACCCTCCCCAGAGCAGACCCCACCCCAGGTCCCTGCCCTCCACTGCGAGATACCTCCTCAGACTTGAGCTGCAACAGCTCAGCCTCCTTTTTGAGCTTGTCCTTCTCGCGCTCCAGCTCTGCAATGGCCTCCCTCAGGCGATCGGCATCCCGGTCGCTCTGCTGCCGCTGGGTCTCCAGCGTCTGCACCAGCGTCACCTTCTCCTGAGTGGCAAGCTCTGTGCGGTGCAGCTTTGCGCCAATCTCCTCCGCCTGCTTCCGGAAGCGCTGGGCGTCCTCCTCCGCGCGAGCCTGGGCCCGGCTCATCTCGGCCACGCGCAGCCTGAGTCTCTCGGCCTCCGCGCTCATTTCCAGCTGCCGTTGCCGCTCAGTCTCCAGGGTCCGCTGGAAGCCTTGCGTCTCCTGTGCCAGCTGCTGAGCCATCTGCTCCTTGTCCTCCTGCAGCCGGCGGGCCTGCTCCTGGGCCAGCTCCTTCTGCTGCTGCAGCAGCTCTGCCTCGGCCTTGAGCCGCGTGGCCTCCTGTACTGCCTGCATCTTCTCCTTGAGCATCTTCTCCGCCAGGGCCCGCTGCTGAGCCAGGTCCTCCTCCGCCAGCTGCCGCAGCCGAGCCGCCTCCTGAGCCGCCACACTCAGCCGCGCGGCCTCCTCCGCCACCTGCTTCATCTTCTCGGCCTCCTCCTGCAGGAGGCGCTGCGTGTTGTCCTTGTCGCGCAGGATAAGGGCGCGGTTCTCCGCCTCGATTCGCGCCTTGAGCTTGCCGAGCTCCTCCATCTGGACGCGCACGGAGAACAGCTCCTCCTCTACCTGGCTGCGCTGGCGCGCGGCCTCCGTCACCTCCGCCTTCAGCCGCTGCAGCTCCTGGTCCAGGATGCTCTTCTGGT from the Cervus canadensis isolate Bull #8, Minnesota chromosome 12, ASM1932006v1, whole genome shotgun sequence genome contains:
- the PLEC gene encoding plectin isoform X17 gives rise to the protein MDPSRAIQQEISSLKDERDRVQKKTFTKWVNKHLIKAQRHISDLYEDLRDGHNLISLLEVLSGDSLPREKGRMRFHKLQNVQIALDYLRHRQVKLVNIRNDDIADGNPKLTLGLIWTIILHFQISDIQVSGQSEDMTAKEKLLLWSQRMVEGYQGLRCDNFTSSWRDGRLFNAIIHRHKPMLIDMNKVYRQTNLENLDQAFSVAERDLGVTRLLDPEDVDVPQPDEKSIITYVSSLYDAMPRVPDVQDGVKANELQLRWQEYRELVLLLLQWIRAHTAAFEERRFPSSFEEIEILWCQFLKFKETELPAKEADKNRSKGIYQSLEGAVQAGQLKVPPGYHPLDVEKEWGKLHVAILEREKQLRSEFERLERLQRIVSKLQMEAGLCEEQLNQADALLQSDVRLLAAGKAPQRAGEVERDLDKADGMIRLLFNDVQALKDGRHPQGEQMYRRVYRLHERLVAIRTEYNLRLRGTPRHPELEDSTLRYLQDLLAWVEENQRRVDGAEWGVDLPSVEAQLGSHRGLHQSVEEFRAKIERARTDEGQLSPATRGAYRDCLGRLDLQYAKLLNSSKARLRSLESLHGFVAAATKELMWLSEKEEEEVGFDWSERNSNMAAKKEAYSALMRELELKEKKIKEIQSTGDRLLREDHPARPTVESFQAALQTQWSWMLQLCCCIEAHLKENTAYFQFFSDVREAEEQLRKLQETLNRKYTCDRSITVTRLEDLLQDAQDEKDQLNEYRGHLSGLAKRAKAIVQLTPRNPTQPTRGRVPLLAVCDYKQVEVTVHKGDECQMLGPAQPFHWKVLSGSGSEAAVPSVCFLVPPPNQEALEAVARLEAQHQALVTLWHQLHTDMKSLLAWQSLSRDVQLIRSWSLVTFRTLKPEEQRQALRNLELHYQAFLRDSQDAGGFGPEDRLQAEREYGSCSRHYQQLLQSLEQGEQEESRCQRCISELKDIRLQLEACETRTVHRLRLPLDKEPARECAQRIAEQQKAQAEVEGLGKGVARLSAEAEKVLALPEPSPAAPTLRSELELTLGKLEQVRSLSAIYLEKLKTISLVIRSTQEAEDALRTHEEQLKEAQAVPAALPELEATKAAMKKLRAQAEAQQPVFDALRDELRGAQEVGERLQQRHGERDVEVERWRERVTQLLERWQAVLAQTDVRQRELEQLGRQLRYYRESADPLGAWLQDARRRQERIQAVPLADSQAVREQLRQEKALLEEIERHAEKVEECQRFAKQYINAIKDYELQLVTYKAQLEPVASPAKKPKVQSGSESVIQEYVDLRTRYSELSTLTSQYIRFISETLRRMEEEERLAEQQRAEERERLAEVEAALEKQRQLAEAHAQAKAQAEREAQELQRRMQEEVARREEVAVDAQQQKRSIQEELQQLRQSSEAEIQAKARQVEAAERSRLRIEEEIRVVRLQLETTERQRGGAEGELQALRARAEEAEAQKRQAQEEAERLRRQVQDETQRKRQAEAELALRVKAEAEAAREKQRALQALEELRLQAEEAERRLRQAEAERARQVQVALETAQRSAQAELQSRHASFAEKTAQLERTLEEEHVTVVQLREEATRREQQQAEAERAREEAERELERWQLKANEALRLRLQAEEVAQQKSLAQAEAEKQKEAAEREARRRGKAEEQAVRQRELAEQELEKQRQLAEGTAQQRLAAEQELIRLRAETEQGEQQRQLLEEELARLQSEAAAATQKRQELEAELAKVRAEMEVLLASKARAEEESRSSSEKSKQRLEAEAGRFRELAEEAARLRALAEEAKRQRQLAEEDAARQRAEAERVLAEKLAAISEATRLKTEAEIALKEKEAENERLRRLAEDEAFQRRKLEEQAAQHKADIEERLAQLRKASESELERQKGLVEDTLRQRRQVEEEILALKASFEKAAAGKAELELELGRIRGNAEDTLRSKEQAEQEAARQRQLAAEEERRRREAEERVQKSLAAEEEAARQRKAALEEVERLKAKVEEARRLRERAEHESARQLQLAQEAAQKRLQAEEKAHAFAVQQKEQELQQTLQQEQSVLERLRGEAEAARRAAEEAEEARERAEREAAQSRQRVEEAERLKQAAEEQAQAQAQAQAAAEKLRKEAEQEAARRAQAEQAALRQKQAADAEMEKHKKFAEQTLRQKAQVEQELTALRLQLEETDHQKSILDQELQRLKAEVTEAARQRSQVEEELFSVRVQMEELGKLKARIEAENRALILRDKDNTQRLLQEEAEKMKQVAEEAARLSVAAQEAARLRQLAEEDLAQQRALAEKMLKEKMQAVQEATRLKAEAELLQQQKELAQEQARRLQEDKEQMAQQLAQETQGFQRTLETERQRQLEMSAEAERLRLRVAEMSRAQARAEEDAQRFRKQAEEIGAKLHRTELATQEKVTLVQTLETQRQQSDRDADRLREAIAELEREKDKLKKEAELLQLKSEEMQTVQQEQLLQETQALQQSFLSEKDSLLQRERFIEEEKAKLERLFQDEVAKAQKLREEQQRQQQQMQQEKEQLLASMEEAQRRQREAEEGVRRKQEELQLLEQQRQQQEQLLAEENRRLRERLEHLEEEHRAALAHSEEITAAQAAATRALPNGQDVADGPAAEPEHAFEGLRQKVPALQLQEAGILSTEELQGLAQGRTTVVELTQREDVRRYLQGHSSIAGLLLKPGNEKLTIYAALRRQLLSPGTALILLEAQAASGFLLDPVRNRRLTVTEAVKEGVVGPELHHKLLSAERAVTGYKDPYTGQQISLFQAMKKDLIVREHGIRLLEAQIATGGVIDPVHSHRVPVDVAYQRGYFDEEMNRVLQDPSDDTKGFFDPNTHENLTYMQLLERCVEDPETGLRLLPLTDQAAKGGELVYTDSEARDVFEKATVSAPFGKFQGKTVTIWELINSEYFTAEQRRDLLRQFRTGKVTVEKIIKIVITVIEEHEQKGQLCFQGLRALVPAAELLESGVIDWDLFRQLQLGERSVQEVAEVEGVRRALRGSGVIAGVWLEESRQKLSIYEALKKELLQPEAAVALLEAQAGTGHIIDPATSTRLTVDEAVRAGLVGPELHEKMLSAEKAVTGYKDPYSGQSVSLFQALKKGLIPREQGLRLLDAQLSTGGTVDPSKSHRVPLDVACARGYLDKETSTALSAPRDDAKTYYDPRTWEPATYSQLQQQCRPDPLTGLSLLPLSEEAARARQQELYSEVQAREAFQKATVEVPVGSFQGRAVTIWELINSEYFTAEQRQELLRQFRTGKVTVEKIIKIVITIVEEVETTRRERLSFSGLRAPVPASELLAAGILSSSQFEQLKDGKTSVKDLSELDSVRTLLQGSGCLAGIYLEESKEKVTIYEAMRRGLLRPSTAILLLEAQAATGFLVDPVRNQRLYVHEAVKAGVVGPELHEKLLSAEKAVTGYKDPYSGSTISLFQAMKKGLVVREHGIRLLEAQIATGGIIDPVHSHRVPVDVAYQRGYFDEEMNRILQDPSDDTKGFFDPNTHENLTYRQLMERCVEDPETGLRLLPLKGPEKAEVVETTRVYTEEETRRAFEETQIDIPGGGSHGGSTMSLWEVMQSDLIPEEQRAQLMADFQAGRVTKERMIIIIIEIIEKTEIVRQQNLASYDYVRRRLTAEDLYEARVISRESYSLLREGTRSLREVLEAESAWRYLYGTGCVAGVYLPGSRQTLTIYQALKKGLLSAEVARLLLEAQAATGFLLDPVKGERLTVDEAVRKGLVGPELHDRLLSAERAVTGYRDPYTEQTISLFQAMKKDLIPAEEALRLLDAQLATGGIVDPRLGFHLPLEVAYQRGYLNKDTHDQLSEPSEVRSYVDPSTDEHLSYTQLLRRCRRDEASGLLLLPLSDARKLTFRGLRKQITVEELVRSHVMDEVTAQRLQEGLTSIEEVSKNLQKFLEGTSSIAGVLVDATKERLSVYQAMKKGIIRPGTAFELLEAQAATGYVIDPIKGLKLTVEEAVRMGIVGPEFKDKLLSAERAVTGYKDPYSGKLISLFQAMKKGLILKDHGIRLLEAQIATGGIIDPEESHRLPVDVAYQRGLFDEEMNEILTDPSDDTKGFFDPNTEENLTYLQLMERCVTDPQTGLRLLPLKEKKRERKTSSKSSVRKRRVVIVDPETGKEMSVYEAYRKGLIDHQTYLELSEQECEWEEITISSSDGVVKSMIIDRRSGRQYDIDEAIAKSLIDRSALDQYRAGTLSITEFADMLSGNASGFRSRSSSVGSSSSYPISPAVSRTQLASWSDPTEETGPVAGILDTETLEKVSITEAMHRNLVDNITGQRLLEAQACTGGIIDPNTGERFPVTDAVNKGLVDKIMVDRINLAQKAFCGFEDPRTKTKMSAAQALKKGWLYYEAGQRFLEVQYLTGGLIEPDMPGRVPLDEALQRGTVDARTAQKLRDVSAYSKYLTCPKTKLKISYKDALDRSMVEEGTGLRLLEAAAQSSKGYYSPYSVSGSGSTAGSRSGSRTGSRAGSRRGSFDATGSGFSMTFSSSSYSSSGYGRRYASGPTSSLGGPESAAA